The DNA segment CAACCAACAGCGTTCACGCCCCCGGTGACAGCGACCTGGCCATAACGGTCGGCAACTACTGGGAGAGCGAGAGGTGGGAGCTTCTCTACGGCCTGCCGGGGGTTATGAACGGTCCGGCCATGAGTTCCAGCAGGGGACCGAGGATGGACGGTCTCCTCGACCCGGACGTGATGGCCCCTGGAACTGCCATATTCTCAAGCCTTCCGATGTGGTACACGGTTCTCTACGGAAACCCGTACAGGTACTACGGATTCTGGAGCGGCACATCAATGGCCACCCCGCACGTCAGCGGTGCAGTTGCCCTCATGATAAGCTATGCCAAGCAGCACAACATCACCTACAACCCGATAATGATCAAGCGCGCCCTTGAGCTCAGCGCCAAGCCCACGAACCAGACCATGATAGACCAGGGCTTTGGCCTCATACAGGTCGACAAGGCCATAGCCAAACTCGAAGAGCTCAGCCAGGAACCGACCAATTACCTCTTCGCGGGCACGACCTTCACCAGCTTCAAGAACCCGATTGAGCAGCCAGTAATACCAACTGCGACGTTGAGCTCAATATATTCTTGGGGAGTGGGCTACTTCCAGTACATGTTCGGCTATCCGTACCTCTACAGAGGAGTCTACATAAGGGACGAGTATCCGGGCAGCGTCCCGATATACTTCTCGCCGATGACGTACGAGCCCGGATGGGGCCTCTGGTACGTCTTCGAGAACAAGACCTACAAGATAAGCACCAACGTTGACTGGATCATGCCGAACACTACCGAGGTCACCATACACGGCGCTAATGCCATGTACATAAGCGACCTCATCGGACAGTTCTCCATCAACATCGACTACTCCAAGCTCCAGAAGAGCGGCACCTACGTGGGTCTGATTTACATCGACGACCCGGACACCAGCTACATCGATGGTTATGTCGCAGTGACCGTTGACATACCCGCAAACAAGAACGGCGGGACCAGCGCCAAGATCACCGACACCGGCAAACCGGGTGAGGCCAAGCACTACTTCTTCGAGGTGCCGAGGGGCACAAAGGAACTCCGCGTTACCCTCCGCGTCCCGACGGATGCCAACGGCACCCCAATGGGCAGGGTCAAGCTCGTCATCGCGAGGCCAATGGGCGGTGTTGTCTACGACGGAGTGCCCGGATACTACTACGTCGGCCCAGGAGGACCGCTTGAGTACACGTGGGTGGTAGAGAATCCGGTTGAGGGCGTCTGGGAGATAACGGCCTACGTCAGCGTCAGCTCCTACGCCAGGACCGGCTACGAGGATGCCCACTATGAGATCGAAGTGAGCGCTGCGTCCGTTTCAATAACACCTGAGATCATCAAGAAAGACGTCCCGTCTCCGGCAAACGTCAGCGTTGGGGCCAAGGTGGAGAACAACTACGGCGACTTCAACGCCGTTGCTGTTGGATACGGCCTTGGAAGGCTTGACCAAGCATATGCAATGGTCAGGAACGTCAGCCAGGACGACTGGGATGTCATCGGGGCTTTCTATGTTGACCCAACCACATACTTCATCAGGTTTGGAATTACCGAGCCCGAAGACCCAACTGCTGACCTTGACCTGTATGTGCTGTACTTCCCAACGCTGAATGACCTCCTCAACTTCGCGAACTATACGGTCTACTACGACCAGATAGGCCCGACCAGCGATGAGGTCTTCGAAAAGTTCATGCCCGAGACGGGATACTACCTGATAATGGTCTACGGATACGACACAAGGAGCTACAACCCGATCCACTACACCTTCTACTACCAGGTGCTCGGCGACAACGGTGATGTGGCGGTCGACAGCACCCCGTTTGCATTTGGCACGGGTACCTCAGAATCCATCGGCGCTAAAGTGGACCTTTCGGCTCCAGGCACTTACCTCGGAGTGCTCGGACTCCTCAACGCAGACACTGGGGAGACTATGACCTACGCGCCGATGCTGTTCCAGGTAGGCATGCCCGAGATGTACGTGGTAGTGTATCCGGAAGCCACCCTCGGAAAGCAGTCAGTGCTCAAGATAAGGCTCCTCGACCTTGCGACGATGGAGAGGATAAACACTCCGGCAAAGGTCGTCGTGAACGGCAGGGAGTACTACACGGACAACGGTGAAGTCGAGGTGTACTTCACACCCCTCCACATGGAGCAGACGTTCAACATTCAGGTCTTCAGCGACTACTACCAGGACACCTCCAAGGAGGTGACGGTTAAGGTCAAGGAGCTTGCGGAGAACAAGGTTTACTCCGCCACCCAGGTATCACCCTACGTCGCGGTTGGACTCGGTACAGTCACGGGCTACCACGACACGGGTACGAGCATAGACCTGACGGTTGAGGGTCCGAGCGGAACGACCGGTTACGTCCTCGTAACACTGCCGGTCGATACCCAGTACGTCGACGTTAAGGGCGACCATGTGATCAGCTACTACATCCTTGACGGTAAGAACGCGAAGTACGCCGTGCTGAAGGTCAAGTACGCCTCACCGGTAACTCTGACGATTGAATACAAGACCTCCCGCTGGATCGTCAGCACCTGGAACTACGTCTGGTACATGCTCTACTGGAGGTACGACCAGAAGTTCGACCCGCTCTACCAGAAGGCGGTTGAGCTCGGCGTCGACAATGAGACCCTCCAGGAGGCCATGCACTACAAGCAGCTCGCCGACCAGTACTATGCTGAGGCCGAGAAGTACCTGACTCCGGGCAGGGACAACCTCGCAATAGCTGCACTGCCCAACATCCGCAAGGCCTACCTGAACATCCTCAAAGCATACACCATCCTTGAGAAGGCCGTCAAGGAGATTGAAGCCCAGGGCTGATGCCCTTCTCCCTTCTTCTCCATTTACCCAACCCTTTTAAACCCTCAGGCGTTTTTCCCTCCGGTGTCGCTCAATGATATACGTCAAAGTCTACAGAGTTCAGGGGGAAGTTCTCCTAGCGGCCTGCGATGAGGAGCTCCTCGGAAAAACTTTCAGGGAAGGCGAGCTGAAGCTCGAAGTGAAGGAGCGCTTTTACAGGGGAGAACTGGTTGACGAGGATGCCCTGGGGGCCATGCTGGAAGAGGCGACCATCGCCAACCTCACTGGCGAGCGATGCGTCAGAAAAGCGATAGAACTGGGCTACATTGACGAGACGAGGGTGCTCAGGATTCAGGGTGTTCCCCACGCCCAGATGGCGAAGCTCTTTCTCTGAGATTAGGTTTTTAAACTCCCTTCCTCACTCCCTTCCGGTGAGAGGAATGAGCGAGAGGTTCTGTTACCGGTGTGGGATAAGCGAGAGTGAGGGGGGCCCGCTCATAGAGGGGCTCTGTCAGGTCTGCTTCAGGAAGGAAAATCCCGTTCTGCTGATCGATGGCGAGATAAACACGGAGCTGTGTCAGAACTGCGGGAGCTATAAGAAGAGGGGCGTCTGGGTCGATCCCCATACTTATGAGCTTGATGAGCTGGTATTTGAAGTCGCTGAAAATGCGCTCCTTGAGGTGATAGGAGACTCTCTCGATGAACGGGTGAGGGAGTTTGGGATAATTTCCCCCGAAGAGCTTGAGGAGATTGAGGAACTCTCCGCTGGGAGAGCCGTCATAGCTTTCCAGCCCGTTGACTGGCACATCGAATACTTTCCGGCGATAATAACGTACGAGATCCGCGTTAAGGCCAGACTGCACGAGCTCCAGTACGAGCTTCACGACGAGGTAAAATACGTCACCGTCTACGTCCGCCAGACCGTCTGTCCTCGCTGTTCTAGGTTCCTTGGTGGTTATTTCGAGGCAATACTTCAGGTTCGTGCCGAAGACAGGCCGCTGACGGAGGAGGAGCGGAAGGTTATAGGGAAGCTCGTCGAGGAGAAGGTGGACGAGATAATGAGGAAAGACAGAATGGGGTTCATCCAGGACACCATCGAAAAGGAGGAGGGGCTTGATTTCTACATGGGCTCGACTTCTTCGGCAAGAAAGCTCGCCCAGGCGATAAAGGAGAAATTTGGGGGAACGATAAGTGAGGCCTACGAACTCGTCGGCCTTGACAGGCAGACCAGCAGGGAGGTCTACCGCACCAGCGTGAGCATCAGGATTCCAAAGTTTCAGAAGGGGGACATAGTGGCTGATAAGCGCGGCAACGTCTACGAAGTCGAACGCGTGGACGGGAAGGGTCTCTCCCTCAGGAACCTCTCCACCCGTGAGAGCGAACACCGTGACTGGAAGACGGTGAAGCGGGAGGGCATAGATACCGTGGAGAGCGAGAAGAGCGAGGCCATGGTCACGAGTATAACTCCGACCGAGATTCAGCTCATGGACATGAAGACCTACGAGACGTACGAGCTGGAGAAGCCGGACATGGATCTAAGGGAGGGGGAGATATACCGCATTGTGGAGGTCAGGGGCAGGAAGTACCTCCTGGACAGGAAGGAATGACCCGTTTCTGCACATCAACCTTTTTAACCTTTGGTTTTGAACCCTTCTCGGTGATGGAGAATGAGAAAAACGATAGTTATCATAGGCGGTGGAGCGGCCGGAATGAGTGCCGCGTCCCGCGTCAAGAGGCTCAAACCTGAGTGGGACGTAAAGGTCTTCGAGGCAACGGAATGGGTCAGCCACGCTCCCTGCGGTGTGCCCTACGTGGTCGAGGGCATCTCGCCAAAGGAGAAGCTCATGCACTATCCTCCGGAGGTCTTCATCAAGAAGCGCGGCATAGACCTCCACATGAAGGCGGAGGTCGTAGAGGTGGAACAGGGAAGCGTCCGCGTCAGGGAGGAGGATGGGGAGCACACCTACGAGTGGGACTACCTAGTCTTCGCCAACGGTGCCTCTCCGAGCCTTCCAGAGATTGAGGGCTTTGGTCTGGAGGGTGTTTTTACGGCGGATTTGCCCCCGGATGCCGTTGCCATAACCGGGTACATGGAGAAGCACGACGTTAGGGACGTTGTTGTCATAGGCACAGGGTACATCGCCCTTGAAATGGCGGAGGCCTTCGTTGCGAGGGGCAAGAACGTTACCCTCATCGGCAGGAGTGAGAGGGTTCTGAGGAAAACCTTCGACAGGGAGATTACCGATATCGTAGAGGCGAAGCTGAAGGAGAACCTCAATCTCCGGCTGAATGAGAGCACCCTGCGCTTTGAGGGCAATGGAAAAGTCGAGAGAGTTATCACCGACGCCGGCGAATACAAAGCAGACATGGTTATTGTGGCGACGGGCATAAAGCCGAACACCGAGCTGGCCAGAGAGCTGGGCGTGAGGATAGGTGAAACCGGGGCTATATGGACGAACGAGAGGATGGAGACTAGCGTTGAAAATGTCTACGCTGCCGGTGACGTTGCCGAGACAAAGCATCTCATCACCGGCAGGCGCGTCTGGATGCCCCTCGCACCGGCCGGCAACAAGATGGGCTACGTCGCCGGAAGCAACATAGCAGGAAAGGATATCCACTTCCCGGGAGTGCTTGGAACGAGCATAACCAAGTTCCTTGACCTGGAGATTGGGAAGACCGGCCTAACTGAGGCCGAGGCTCTCAAAGAAGGCTACGACGTCAGAACCGCGTTCATAAAGGCCAGGACAAAGCCCCACTACTATCCGGGCGGAAGGGAGATATGGCTCAAGGGCGTCGTCGACAACGAGACCGGCAGACTCCTCGGTGTCCAGGCGGTCGGTGCCGAGATACTGCCGAGAATAGACAGCGCCGCCGCCATGCTGACGGCGGGCTTCACAACGAAGGACGTTTTCTTCACCGACCTGGCATACGCACCGCCCTTCGCTCCGGTGTGGGATCCGCTTATCGTCCTCGCCAGGGTTCTCAAGTTCTGACCTTTCTTCATTTTCTCAGCAGGGCTATGCTCCCACCGAGCAGGGCAAGTCCGAGTCCAAACGTCGCCCCAAATCCGGCCGATGATATGAGCGCACCGCTTATTGCGCTCCCGGTTATGTATCCAGCAGAGCTTATCACGTTGTACGTACCCATGGCACTGCCCTTCTCCTTTTCTCCGGCTTTTTCGCTCACTATGGCCGTTGAAGAGACGCTGATGAATGTCCAGGAGTAGCCAGCGAGGGCATATGAAGCAAAGGCAAGGGGTAGCAGTGCCGGTGAAAGGAAGATGCCCACCATTACCGCAATAAACGCCCCTGCACGGAGCATGAGGCCTTTCCTCAGGGTGCCCTCCCTGTTCCTCCCCATGCCCGCACCCACGCGGGTGTAGTTAAGGGCCGCTATCGCCGAGTTGGCTATCAGGGCCAGATAAATTATCTCACGGGAATAACCATTGTCCGAAAGGAGCACGGGCATCTGGGGGAAGTACAGTCCAGCGGCTATCCAGAACAGGAGGAAAGCCAGATAGAATCTCCCCAGGCCCTCCGGAAGGCTGAAGTTTGTGTGGAGTATAAAGGACGGCATGTATCTGGCCTTTTCAACAACGTAGTTTCCAAACGCCCTGATGGATTTTCTGTTGATATAGATGGGCACCTCGCGTATCATGCGCTCCCCCATAACGATCGATGGGACTCCCATCAGACCAAAGGTCAGGAACAGCTGGGGTATAGTCATAAACCTGGACAGCCCAAACCCCAGTACAAGGCCGAGGACCCATCCCCATCCGCTTACCTCGTTAAACTTTCCTATGCCGTAGTCCCAGCTGTGCTTTCTGACGCTTCTAAGAACCAAGGCTATGGGTACCGAAAGGGTCGATGCAAGAAAGAACGCGTAGGCCGTGTTTACCGCAATGAGCTGGGCGGGTGTTTTCGCCAGCGACATCAGGGTAAGGAATACCGGAACACTCGCAAAACCCAGCAGTATGAATGGCTTCCTCCTGAGGGTTCTGTCGCTCAGCCTGCCCCAGAATAAGGCGCCGAGCATAGAGGCCAAGCTCGCGAGGGCAAAGGCCAGACCAACGGTTGATGCATTACCTCCGAGTTCAAGGAGGTACAGACTAACCAGGGCGGAGCTTCCGCCGGTGGCCACCTTGAAGGGCACGAAGGAGTAGAACCACCTGGGCATCTTCGGGATATAGCGGTAGCGGTTTGCTACTGACGCGTTTCTCACCGCGACTGCTACCCTCTGACTCATTTTTCTCACCTTGAGGCCTCGGGGAGGCGGGTTCGGTTTAAAAAGGTTCCCGATTCAAAAGCGGCTTTAATGTATTTATGTGTTCATTCGACTTGTTCGGGGAGCTTTTCCCTGCCGGCGGAGACGTTGGTGGAATCCGCAAAGTAGAAAACCTTAATTATTCGGGAAACGAGTTTACCCGGGAGAGCCATGTGTGAGTACACCTACGAGAACGGGCAGAAGTGCAGGCTAAAACCGGTTGAGGGTTCAAAGTACTGTCCCCTCCATATCCCCTACGATGAGGGGGAGCGGCTTTTGGGTGAGGAGATAAAGAAGGTCAAGGAAGAGGCCTTCCTCAGAAGACTCAAGGCGGGTCAGACTTATTTTGAGGGAGTTTACCTGTACGACGTTAAAATCAGTGATTTCCGTGCCGAAAAGTCCATAGTCTTCAAGAACTCCCGCGTGAAGACGATACTCTTTGACTCGGCGAACGTTCCCGGGATAACATTCTACAACTCCCGGGTGGGCAGACTCGTTGTATTCGGGAGTGAGCTGGGGACGTTCCTCCTCCACGGTTCCCACGTCTTCGGCCTGAACCTGCTGAGGGTGAGGTTCTCCAACTCCGTGTATGTCAGGAATTCGAGCGTCCGCTACCTCATGATAAACTCCACCGAGTATGTCGGCGGAGGTGAGAAATGGGAGGAGGAGTACGGTGAGAAACGGGCCGTGGGCAGGATAGAGCTGAGCGGCCTGGAGAACGTGAGAAGGATTGGAATTAACGTCCGATATCCCCTTATGAGGAAGATACTGGAGGAGCACGGGATAAGGCCCTCTTCATCGTCCGAGAGGAGCGTTAAAGCCACCTCCCTTATTATGCGTGACATCCAATTTGACAGGGCGGCCAGGTTCAAAAGACAGGTGAGGTTGAGTATAAGGCGGTTCCACGGCAACCTCGTCCTTGAGAACCTTGACATCTTCGGGCACGCGGAGATCCTTGCCAGCTGGCTTAAGAATCCAGAGTTTGTTCATACGAGGGTCATGGGCAACATGATATTCCGCAGAGTCTCATTCAACGGAGACTTCGCTTGGAACTCGACTGTTCTGCCCAACATCCCGGTTGAACTCAGCGTTGAAGGATTCGTTGAGGTCGAGGGGTGCAGGTTCAACAGCCACCGCGCGGCGGAGGTGCTCTACCGCCTCGCAAGGATAAGCTGGGAGAGGAACGGGGACTTTGAGAGGGCCGACCGGTACTATTATCTGGAGATGGTGGAGAAAAGGCAGTCCCGCCTGGCCGGAAGGAGGAGGGGCATTAAAAGGCTTTTCCTCAAAATGGAGGCGCTCTTTGAGTGGCTTTTCGCGGACCTGACCTGCAAATACGGTACCGACTGGAAGAGGCCCATACTGATATGGCTTGGCGCGGTCAACGTCTTCTTCCCCCTGCTCTTCTTCCTGACCAAAAGCGTTGAGGGGTTGTCAGGGAGTATGAGCTTCCTCGACTACGAGTACTTCAGCGTTGTTACCGCAACCACCCTGGGCTATGGGGACTACCACCCGATAGGCGTCGGCAGGGTCATCGCCTCGGTGGAGGCTCTGTTCGGAATGTTCATGTGGGCGGTGTTCCTGACAGTCTTTGCGAGGAGGTACATGAGGTGAGAGGATGATAGGCCTTATAATCAACCCAATAGCCGGAATGGGCGGCAAGGTCGCACTCAAAGGCACCGACGGGGTCGTCGAAGAAGCGATTAGGAGGGGGGCCAGGCCTATTGCTCACGACCTTGTGAGGCTCTTTCTGGAGGAGCTCTCCCACTACGACGAGGCCGGTGGAATAAGGTTCATTACGGGCCCGGCCCCACTGGGAGAGGACGTTCTTAGGGAGTTTGACTTTGAGTTTGAGGTGATACGGCACAGGGAAATCGGCTACCGGGAAGTCGATGGGGTCAGGATACCGGACACGACCTCAGAAGATACCAGGGAGCTTGCGAGAAGGATGCGTGGAAGGGTTGATCTCCTCCTTTTTGCGGGCGGAGACGGAACGGCCAGGGATGTGGTTGGGGCAATCGATGAGAATCTTCCGATCCTTGGAATCCCTACGGGGGTTAAGATGTACTCCGGTGTCTTTGCCACCTCTCCGGAGGACGCGGCGAGGGTTCTGGTGGATTTTCTCCACGGGCGCGCCAGGCTGGAGGAGCGTGAGGTAAGGGATATAGATGAAGACGCCTACCGCCACGACGAGGTTAAAGCGAGGACCTACGGGAAGGCCATCGTCCCGGTTGTCGAGACCCTTGTGCAGGGCAGCAAGGAGAGGATTCCCCTCAGCGAGGAAGACGAGCTTGAGGCGATAGCTGAAGCCGTCGCCGAGGAAATCCTGGAGGACGATGGAATATACTTCCTTGGCTCCGGTTCGACGGTGAAGAGGATAAAGGACAGACTGGGAATAGAGGGAACCCTCCTCGGGGTTGACGTTGTTGAGGTTAGGGACGGCAAGGCCAGGCTCGTTGTTAGGGATGCCACTGAAAAGGACCTGCTCCGTTTTGCCGATAGAGGACCCAGGGTGGTTGTCACGGTTATAGGCGGTCTCGGGTTCCTTTTCGGGAGGGGGAATCAGCAGTTCTCAGCGGAGGTGTTGAGGAGGATTCCCCGGGAGGACATAATCGTCGTGGCAACACCTTCCAAGCTTGAAAACGGCCCGCTCAGGGTTTATACTGGGGATAGGGAGGTGGATAAAAAGCTCAGAGGGTATATCCGGGTTCGTGTGGGCCCCTGGATGGAGAGGCTCGTTAGGGTCGTTTAGGCATTTAAACCAGAAGCCGTTTATAGAACCTTCCCCTATTTCCAACCGGTGAACCCCATGAAGTACAGCCGTATAGCGGTTAGGCTCTTTGAGCGGGAGGGTGAGGACACCTTCTACGACCCCGCTTACCACGGGAGAACCCTCAAGATATTCGGCATGGATGAGTGGCCGGGAAAAGCGCTGAAGTACTTTGCGGATAGGTACCGGGAAATTGACTACGGGATCGTTATCTTCGACACGGAGGGAGAGTTTCCAGAGGAAGGTTTTGACACCATCATCCGGATAAGGGATGGCCAGGGAACGGGTCTCGACCCCATAGTCCTGGCTGAGAAAGGCCTTCTCGACGGCTACACCGCGGCAACGATAGTCCAGACGGTTTACGGGCTCGACAGAACCCTGACGGAAAGACTCTACGCCGATTTCCTTGCCGGAAAGGTGAAGAGCGTTCCAGAGGCAGTTAAGTCAGACGGAAAATACGCCGAGGTTATCCGGGAAAGCTACACTCTCCTGGACGAGGCATTCTATTCCGGAAGGCCCCCCGAGTTTGGAGATAACATTCTGGTGGAGCTGGGGGAGACCTACAGCATAACCCTTGCGGGTATAGCGTTTCTGGTTGTAAGTGCGGGGGTCAGGCACAGGAGGAGGACGATGATAGGGGTCAACGATGCGGCCGTTTTGGCGTACACCACAGCCGGCGGTGCCGCAATACCGCTCATAACGAGGCCCCTTCGGGCGAGGGTAACGATTCTCGCGACGCAGTACGCCATAGATTCTATAATGAACTTAGCCGGCCCGAGCCTGGTTCTCTACCACGACCCTGACACCCAGAGCGTCATCTACGAGACGAACGGCGTCCCACCGGGCCCGATGAGGAAGCACGTCCACAAGGGGGAGGCGGCCTTCATCTACCGCACTCCAGAAACGATAAACGTGGAGTGGGGGGAGCTGCCCCTTTGATTCACTTTTCCCGAACTACAGTCTTTCAAAGGAAAAGATGGAAATCACCTCAGGCTCCTCACCAGCTCCTCCATGACGCCGAGGAAAGTCTCGACCTCTTCAAGGCTGTTGTAGACGTGGAATGACGCTCTTACGGTGCCGTTTATTCCGAGCCTCTTCATAACAGGTAAAGCACAGTGGTGGCCACTCCTAACCATGATGTTGTGGTTGTCGAGAACCGCGGCAACGTCGTGGGGGTGAAGGCCGGGAACGTTGAAGCTCACGACACCGGCGTGTTTCTTCAGGTTCCTCGGCCCGTACCACGGAACTTCCAGCTCATCAAGCCCCTCTGTTATCCTCTTGACCAGCTTGTGCTCCTGTCTTTCGATCTTGTCTATCCCTATTTTCTCTATGTACCTTATTCCGGCGGCGAGACCTATCGCACCGCCTATGTTGGGCGTTCCTGCCTCGAACCTTTCGGGAGGCTCGGTCAGCTTGTAGCAGCACAGGTCAACATCCTCTATCGTCCCTCCGCCTATCAGTGGGGGCTCGAAAGTATCGAAGAACTCCTCGTTGATGTAGAGGACCCCAATTCCCGTGGGCCCCATCGGCCCCTTGTGGCCGGAAAGTCCGAGGAAGTCGGCGTTCATCTTCCTTACATCGACCTCCATGTGGCCGGTGCTCTGGGCGGCATCGACGACGAATATCGCTCCAGCTTCCTTGGCCATCTTGCCAAGCTCCTCGACCTCGTGGATAACGCCGAGGGCGTTGGAGACGTGCTGAACTGCTACAAGCTTTGCACCTTTAATCTTCCTCTCTGCGTCGCTCAAGTCCAGGTTGCCCTCGTCGTCGCCCTCGATGAACTCCAGCTTCAGGCCGAGCTTTTTCGCTAACCTCTGCCAGGGGAGCAGATCGGAGTGGTGCTCGTAGGGAGTCGTCACTATCCTGTCGCCGGGCTTGAAGATGTGCTCAAGGCCGAGGGCAACTAAATTGAGGCTCTCGCTCGTGTTCTTGGTGAATACTATCTCCTCGAACTTGGCGTTGAGGAAATCGGCAACCACCTTCCTGCTCTCCTCGTACTTGTGGGTTGCCATCTGGGAGAGCCTGTGTATTCCCCTGTGGACGTTGGCGCGGTACCTGAGGTAGTACTCGTCCATCGCCTCTATAACCGGCCTCGGCGTGAGCGAAGTGGCCGTGTTGTCGAAGTATATGACCTCTGAAGTCAGGGGTATGTCCTTCCTAACATCCTCCGGGATCCTCATGAAACCACCTCCAGAACTCCAGCACAGTCATATATCACACGGGCGATGGATTCGCCCGTCTTCGAGTCCTCCAGCAGTTTGATTATTATCTTGCCGCTTGGGTAGACGCTGACTTCGTAGCCTTCCATTTCAAGGATCAGCATCATCCCCGGCAGGAGCTTCTTTACCGTGTACCCCCTCTCCCTGAGACACTGCGCAGTTCTGGTCAGATCGACCTTCACCTGGCGCTCCCATGAATAGCCGCTTATGACGATGCCCTTCATCGTTACGCATGGTTTTGCGATTATCATGCTCTCACCGAGTAGAACTCGGGAGAAGACGATTTATAGCTTTCCCTAACCCAAGGTTAAGGACAAAAATGGGAAAACTCAGCAGACCCTCGGTACGGGGTCTCCAGCAGGTGGCTCAAGGAAGCGTTTTCCGCCTATGCCTGTCTCGACCAGAACTTTACCCCTATAGCGGTCTATGACCTCGCCTATTATGGCCGCGTTCTTGCCCTTCTCAGTGCGCCTCATAGCCTCCAGCGCTTCCTCCGCGTGCTCCCTTGGAACGACCATGACGACCTTGCCCTCGTTGGCCACATCGAAGGGGCTTATTCCGAGCATGTCGCTCGCCGCCCTGACCTCCGGCCTGACGGGGACATCGTTCTCCCTTATGAGTATACCGACGTCCGCTTTTCTGGCCATCTCATTGAGGGCGTTGCTCAGTCCGCCCCTCGTCGGATCCTTCATGGCATGGATGTTCTCCCAGCCTATTGCTTTGGCTACCGCCTCAACGACCTCCCATACCGGGGCCACGTCGCTCTCCAGCTCGGTCTCGAAGGCTATCCCCTCGCGGTGGCTCATCAGCGCTATCCCGTGGTCGCCAACGGTGCCGCTGACGAGGACGGTATCGCCGACCTTCGCCCCCGAGTCGGTTACCGGCCTCTCAGCGATTCCGATTCCAGCTGTTATGACGAAGATTCCTATCTCGTCCTCGACGACCTTGGTGTCGCCGGTGACTATGGGGACAGGCACTTCCTTGGCCGTTTCATCCATCGAGCGGAGGATTTTCTTCAGGTCTTCACCGTCGAACCCCTCGCCGATTATCATGGAGTTGGCCAGAGCGAGGGGCCTTGCTCCCATGACCGCTAGATCATTCACCGTCCCGCTGACTGAAAGACGGCCGATGTCTCCCCCCGGAAAGAAGAGCGGCCTCACTGTGTGCCCGTCTATCGTGAAGACGATGTGCTTATCTCCGAGGGGTATCGTCGCTCCATCGTCGAGGGCATCCAGCCCGATTCCTCCTGCGCTCTTGAGGGTCAATGTCCTCAGTATGACGTCCCTCAAGAGCTCCTCCATTATTTCTCCGCCTGCTCCGTGTTCGAGCTTTATTTTCTCCACCATACTCATTCCTCCAAAAAGCCTTTAGATGAGAGGTATTGCCTTGTGAATTCAAGGAACTCCTCGGCGTGCTTAATCTGTTGCAGAGACGTCTCCTCAGGGATGTCGTTCATTACAGAGTAGTCACCTACCTGTCTTACCTCAAAGGCAAGCGTGATGTAAGTAAAGAACCTGTAGGGAACTTCACCGGTCTTCACGAACTCCTTGCCAAGAAGAGCTATCAACGCCGAGTGCTTTGAGACGCTTATCCCCTTCGTTAGCAGAATCGCCTCAGCGCAGTAGAACATGGTATAATAAGCCCTCGAAACTGCGAAGTCGTACATGCCACTTTTGTGGAGTGTTCTCGCCGCTTCGAGACTTCTTTCTGCCTTATTAATCATCAACGGAATTCTCTCTTTCATATCCTGATCCCCTCGGTACTAACGTTCCATAT comes from the Thermococcus thioreducens genome and includes:
- a CDS encoding ATP-NAD kinase family protein, which codes for MIGLIINPIAGMGGKVALKGTDGVVEEAIRRGARPIAHDLVRLFLEELSHYDEAGGIRFITGPAPLGEDVLREFDFEFEVIRHREIGYREVDGVRIPDTTSEDTRELARRMRGRVDLLLFAGGDGTARDVVGAIDENLPILGIPTGVKMYSGVFATSPEDAARVLVDFLHGRARLEEREVRDIDEDAYRHDEVKARTYGKAIVPVVETLVQGSKERIPLSEEDELEAIAEAVAEEILEDDGIYFLGSGSTVKRIKDRLGIEGTLLGVDVVEVRDGKARLVVRDATEKDLLRFADRGPRVVVTVIGGLGFLFGRGNQQFSAEVLRRIPREDIIVVATPSKLENGPLRVYTGDREVDKKLRGYIRVRVGPWMERLVRVV
- a CDS encoding MFS transporter — encoded protein: MSQRVAVAVRNASVANRYRYIPKMPRWFYSFVPFKVATGGSSALVSLYLLELGGNASTVGLAFALASLASMLGALFWGRLSDRTLRRKPFILLGFASVPVFLTLMSLAKTPAQLIAVNTAYAFFLASTLSVPIALVLRSVRKHSWDYGIGKFNEVSGWGWVLGLVLGFGLSRFMTIPQLFLTFGLMGVPSIVMGERMIREVPIYINRKSIRAFGNYVVEKARYMPSFILHTNFSLPEGLGRFYLAFLLFWIAAGLYFPQMPVLLSDNGYSREIIYLALIANSAIAALNYTRVGAGMGRNREGTLRKGLMLRAGAFIAVMVGIFLSPALLPLAFASYALAGYSWTFISVSSTAIVSEKAGEKEKGSAMGTYNVISSAGYITGSAISGALISSAGFGATFGLGLALLGGSIALLRK
- the cdr gene encoding CoA-disulfide reductase yields the protein MRKTIVIIGGGAAGMSAASRVKRLKPEWDVKVFEATEWVSHAPCGVPYVVEGISPKEKLMHYPPEVFIKKRGIDLHMKAEVVEVEQGSVRVREEDGEHTYEWDYLVFANGASPSLPEIEGFGLEGVFTADLPPDAVAITGYMEKHDVRDVVVIGTGYIALEMAEAFVARGKNVTLIGRSERVLRKTFDREITDIVEAKLKENLNLRLNESTLRFEGNGKVERVITDAGEYKADMVIVATGIKPNTELARELGVRIGETGAIWTNERMETSVENVYAAGDVAETKHLITGRRVWMPLAPAGNKMGYVAGSNIAGKDIHFPGVLGTSITKFLDLEIGKTGLTEAEALKEGYDVRTAFIKARTKPHYYPGGREIWLKGVVDNETGRLLGVQAVGAEILPRIDSAAAMLTAGFTTKDVFFTDLAYAPPFAPVWDPLIVLARVLKF
- a CDS encoding potassium channel family protein, which translates into the protein MCEYTYENGQKCRLKPVEGSKYCPLHIPYDEGERLLGEEIKKVKEEAFLRRLKAGQTYFEGVYLYDVKISDFRAEKSIVFKNSRVKTILFDSANVPGITFYNSRVGRLVVFGSELGTFLLHGSHVFGLNLLRVRFSNSVYVRNSSVRYLMINSTEYVGGGEKWEEEYGEKRAVGRIELSGLENVRRIGINVRYPLMRKILEEHGIRPSSSSERSVKATSLIMRDIQFDRAARFKRQVRLSIRRFHGNLVLENLDIFGHAEILASWLKNPEFVHTRVMGNMIFRRVSFNGDFAWNSTVLPNIPVELSVEGFVEVEGCRFNSHRAAEVLYRLARISWERNGDFERADRYYYLEMVEKRQSRLAGRRRGIKRLFLKMEALFEWLFADLTCKYGTDWKRPILIWLGAVNVFFPLLFFLTKSVEGLSGSMSFLDYEYFSVVTATTLGYGDYHPIGVGRVIASVEALFGMFMWAVFLTVFARRYMR
- a CDS encoding cysteine desulfurase — translated: MRIPEDVRKDIPLTSEVIYFDNTATSLTPRPVIEAMDEYYLRYRANVHRGIHRLSQMATHKYEESRKVVADFLNAKFEEIVFTKNTSESLNLVALGLEHIFKPGDRIVTTPYEHHSDLLPWQRLAKKLGLKLEFIEGDDEGNLDLSDAERKIKGAKLVAVQHVSNALGVIHEVEELGKMAKEAGAIFVVDAAQSTGHMEVDVRKMNADFLGLSGHKGPMGPTGIGVLYINEEFFDTFEPPLIGGGTIEDVDLCCYKLTEPPERFEAGTPNIGGAIGLAAGIRYIEKIGIDKIERQEHKLVKRITEGLDELEVPWYGPRNLKKHAGVVSFNVPGLHPHDVAAVLDNHNIMVRSGHHCALPVMKRLGINGTVRASFHVYNSLEEVETFLGVMEELVRSLR